The Stygiolobus azoricus genome window below encodes:
- a CDS encoding DUF5591 domain-containing protein, with amino-acid sequence MSCPPITYRGRVVKEDGVDPFKHPSVVEWHNYLFTKWRSKKKIALLLPCTEKKPYHNSPTHIIAESIVKDKVQLYSVSEPMLLVPREFEDCYPFNDYDYPPSKMTKEEREEFIQLLTTALKAITPYHKHIIAVLPKHHYHVLSEASRLSGVKVELIPYGRLAFRSVKEAALKALKLAEDYK; translated from the coding sequence GTGTCTTGCCCACCAATAACATATCGTGGGAGAGTAGTTAAGGAGGATGGTGTTGACCCCTTTAAACACCCTTCTGTAGTAGAATGGCATAACTACTTGTTCACAAAGTGGAGGTCAAAAAAGAAAATAGCCCTACTCCTACCATGCACAGAGAAAAAACCTTACCATAACTCCCCCACACATATAATAGCTGAAAGCATAGTCAAAGACAAAGTACAGTTATACAGCGTTTCAGAACCCATGCTATTAGTGCCTAGAGAATTTGAAGACTGCTACCCATTTAACGATTACGATTACCCTCCTTCAAAGATGACTAAAGAGGAGAGGGAAGAATTTATCCAACTTTTAACTACCGCATTAAAGGCAATCACACCTTATCACAAACACATAATAGCAGTATTACCAAAACACCACTATCACGTGTTAAGTGAAGCTTCAAGATTATCAGGAGTCAAGGTCGAACTAATACCTTACGGAAGACTAGCCTTCAGGAGTGTAAAAGAGGCAGCACTAAAGGCTCTTAAACTAGCTGAGGATTATAAATAG
- a CDS encoding antibiotic biosynthesis monooxygenase family protein, producing MINVGFYYKVKSGHEKEFEETFKHVAEYLKSFQGFKGAKLYKSVDDPSEYLIYSEWKSLDAFRKFIESQAYRETINYGKSIMEGRPHHKVFQEVNSFF from the coding sequence ATGATTAATGTAGGTTTTTATTATAAAGTTAAAAGTGGTCACGAGAAAGAGTTCGAAGAGACGTTTAAGCATGTTGCTGAGTACTTGAAATCTTTCCAAGGTTTCAAAGGTGCCAAGCTTTACAAGAGTGTTGACGATCCTTCTGAATACCTGATATACAGTGAATGGAAGAGTCTTGATGCCTTTAGAAAATTCATAGAGAGTCAAGCTTATAGGGAGACTATAAATTACGGAAAGAGTATAATGGAAGGTAGGCCTCACCACAAGGTCTTCCAAGAAGTAAATAGCTTTTTTTAA
- a CDS encoding MFS transporter: MKKFLIVFITSASFFLSYFSRIAWSIVSVYSSLKPTQVEDSLIFSLFFLGYIVVQIPAGIASNKYPRTVALASLLGLSASSLLSGLATNIPEEYVASLLMGLSAGWIYPTTIKVLSASFSRGELPVVIGYYSLAWPLSIVLSGFILPFISLNIGWRFAYYLIALVSFLIALSYLPLDVKVEFKNNGGILTVVRNRNVITVSFSGFLFFLSYWIITLYAYKYFLDIGLNAYIAGFAYSLLALAGIPSTMIAGYIIRNIGVRSTLTMFESIYGMLTISLAYFISVVQVMMIATLMGFVRFVITPANSSAVSLIDKNNAGSVSGFANFFWQSSGIVAPIIASIVISALGFHLLWVICGIIILVSAVVYYILLRI, encoded by the coding sequence ATGAAAAAATTTCTGATTGTTTTTATTACTTCAGCGTCCTTTTTTCTCAGCTACTTCTCGAGAATTGCGTGGAGCATTGTTTCAGTCTACTCTTCGTTAAAGCCTACACAGGTTGAGGACAGTTTAATCTTCTCCCTATTTTTTCTCGGATACATAGTAGTTCAAATCCCTGCTGGGATCGCAAGTAACAAGTATCCAAGGACTGTCGCCTTAGCTTCTCTATTGGGACTTAGTGCCTCCTCTCTATTGTCTGGATTGGCTACTAATATACCTGAAGAGTATGTTGCTAGTCTTCTCATGGGGCTGAGTGCTGGTTGGATATACCCTACAACGATTAAAGTACTGTCAGCGTCTTTTTCAAGAGGGGAACTACCAGTTGTTATAGGATATTACAGCTTGGCGTGGCCCCTTTCTATTGTGTTGTCTGGGTTTATTCTACCTTTTATCAGTCTAAACATCGGATGGAGGTTTGCTTACTACTTGATCGCTTTGGTCTCGTTTTTAATAGCACTGTCCTACTTACCGTTGGACGTAAAAGTCGAGTTTAAGAATAACGGTGGTATACTCACGGTCGTCAGAAATAGAAACGTAATTACAGTAAGTTTCTCAGGCTTTCTCTTCTTCTTGTCGTATTGGATAATAACGTTGTATGCTTACAAATATTTTCTCGACATAGGATTGAACGCATATATCGCTGGTTTCGCCTATTCATTGTTAGCCCTTGCTGGAATTCCATCTACAATGATAGCCGGTTATATAATAAGGAATATAGGAGTTAGGAGTACACTTACAATGTTTGAGAGTATTTACGGAATGTTGACTATATCCTTAGCTTACTTCATATCGGTGGTTCAAGTGATGATGATTGCAACTTTGATGGGGTTTGTCAGGTTCGTAATCACTCCTGCTAATTCCAGTGCTGTATCTTTAATAGACAAAAACAATGCGGGGAGTGTGTCAGGTTTCGCTAACTTTTTCTGGCAAAGTAGTGGGATAGTAGCTCCTATAATAGCTTCGATAGTAATTTCAGCTCTCGGATTTCATCTCCTATGGGTAATTTGCGGTATAATAATCCTTGTCTCCGCCGTCGTATATTACATTCTGCTAAGAATATAG
- a CDS encoding YkgJ family cysteine cluster protein, which produces MNADTINLLTKKALKGDVNSLKEVIKFLKGYNAPIAKFAIYSIIYQFAMNNIIDLANECKTCGGKCCKLGLPVPVYHYDYEEMQRHLRIKLERKNGLYLLPRPCKFQKDWMCSINSFKPYACLSYPFATEDEQIEVIKNYNGNGVPDFQVPEFCLAGAKVKKFLNSLIENLKREKRTEPDPEEIIDVLLKVKQQ; this is translated from the coding sequence ATGAATGCCGATACTATAAACCTCCTTACTAAAAAAGCTCTAAAAGGTGATGTTAACAGCCTTAAGGAGGTCATCAAGTTCCTCAAGGGATACAACGCGCCTATTGCAAAATTCGCAATTTACTCTATAATCTATCAATTTGCAATGAATAATATAATTGATTTAGCGAATGAGTGCAAAACTTGTGGGGGTAAATGTTGTAAGCTCGGTTTACCAGTACCCGTATACCACTACGACTATGAAGAAATGCAAAGGCATTTGAGAATTAAGTTGGAGAGGAAGAACGGACTTTACTTATTACCCAGACCTTGTAAGTTTCAAAAAGACTGGATGTGTAGTATAAACTCATTTAAACCTTACGCTTGTTTGAGCTATCCATTCGCTACAGAGGACGAACAAATAGAAGTGATAAAAAACTATAATGGTAACGGTGTACCAGATTTCCAAGTTCCAGAGTTCTGTTTAGCAGGAGCAAAAGTTAAAAAGTTTCTCAATTCTTTAATAGAAAATCTTAAAAGAGAAAAGAGAACTGAACCAGACCCTGAAGAAATTATAGATGTGCTTTTGAAAGTAAAGCAACAATAA
- a CDS encoding amino acid permease, producing MQKGGKKIFVRESSGLIRDIGALDAFSMNFAYLGPAAGVAYPLTFAVALLGSNWLLATVLGAVLMFPVALLYYKLAGLIPRSAGDYIYISRIIGPRVGYIQAIANIFVFASGVPLLAQLELPLVLQPALETLGITFHNPSLITFAQNFSFSSEQTPIFLQQHS from the coding sequence ATGCAAAAAGGTGGTAAAAAGATCTTTGTAAGAGAAAGTTCTGGATTAATAAGGGATATAGGTGCATTAGATGCATTTTCAATGAACTTCGCGTATTTAGGGCCAGCAGCAGGTGTAGCTTATCCCTTAACATTTGCAGTAGCTTTACTTGGTTCTAATTGGCTCTTAGCGACTGTCTTAGGAGCTGTGCTGATGTTCCCAGTAGCACTCCTTTATTACAAATTAGCAGGTTTAATACCTAGAAGTGCTGGAGATTATATATACATATCGCGAATTATAGGACCTAGAGTTGGATATATTCAAGCAATTGCTAACATTTTTGTATTTGCTTCAGGAGTGCCTTTATTAGCCCAACTCGAATTACCCTTAGTTTTACAGCCAGCGCTTGAAACTTTAGGAATTACCTTTCATAACCCGTCTTTGATTACCTTTGCCCAGAACTTTTCTTTCTCTTCAGAACAAACTCCTATTTTTTTGCAACAACACTCTTAA
- a CDS encoding APC family permease, which produces MATVVTIIRTKYFATVISALTMLQLIGTIAMIVGIFTVSDYASIFNSVSESYSGPTYSSLTEPLESFSLIQTLVLMAAINSFLYLYNNAPTYFGGELKRSKSTMFIGLVLSYIVTAIMAIALVAGIQYKIGISFYDYTSVNGWTSSGNGIPIAPNSLLSYVVIPFLNNSPLVTLMVLSAITWYILYAIIDLAIPTRTLFAMSFDWMAPSFLSKVNQKLKTPVYSALMITAMAVVFDILEIYFGFSVGVLSDIIVYILYQYFPAAIAAIVLVKKKLYGVNDKSIAVIGTISAVVLLLSALLLVIFGSINSNFGSMIFAGNLPLNIGIIVGLPIVALVMYEGIRLYRLKQGIDITITFKEIPPE; this is translated from the coding sequence GTGGCTACAGTAGTTACAATTATTAGAACCAAATACTTTGCAACTGTAATATCTGCATTAACTATGCTTCAGTTAATAGGAACTATTGCCATGATAGTCGGAATTTTTACTGTTAGTGACTATGCATCAATTTTTAACTCAGTATCTGAATCTTACTCAGGGCCTACCTATTCCTCCCTAACAGAACCCTTAGAAAGCTTCAGTCTAATTCAAACCCTAGTGCTCATGGCAGCAATTAATTCCTTCTTATACTTGTACAATAATGCTCCCACATATTTCGGTGGAGAACTTAAGAGAAGTAAAAGCACTATGTTCATAGGGTTAGTTTTATCTTACATAGTGACGGCTATCATGGCTATTGCCTTAGTTGCTGGGATTCAGTATAAGATCGGTATTTCATTTTACGATTATACTAGTGTTAATGGTTGGACTTCTAGCGGAAATGGAATACCAATAGCTCCCAATTCGCTTTTATCTTACGTGGTTATACCCTTCCTAAATAATTCTCCTCTAGTTACACTTATGGTCTTATCTGCAATTACGTGGTATATATTATATGCTATAATCGACTTAGCTATACCAACAAGGACACTTTTCGCTATGTCCTTTGACTGGATGGCTCCCTCTTTCCTCTCCAAAGTAAACCAAAAGTTAAAGACTCCAGTTTATTCTGCCCTCATGATAACAGCAATGGCTGTTGTTTTCGATATCCTTGAGATATATTTCGGCTTCTCAGTTGGAGTTCTATCAGATATAATAGTCTACATTTTATACCAATATTTCCCTGCTGCAATTGCTGCAATTGTCTTAGTAAAGAAGAAATTATACGGTGTTAATGATAAATCTATTGCAGTAATAGGAACTATATCCGCAGTCGTACTTTTGTTATCAGCATTATTGCTGGTAATATTTGGATCTATTAATTCTAACTTTGGCTCTATGATCTTTGCTGGGAATCTCCCACTTAACATAGGGATAATAGTGGGTCTGCCTATAGTAGCGTTAGTTATGTACGAGGGAATAAGACTTTATAGACTAAAACAAGGAATAGATATAACCATTACGTTCAAGGAAATACCACCCGAATAA
- a CDS encoding amidohydrolase family protein — translation MLIINVKFTTDNRLHSIYVNSEGIIECIDCNKKDGLVIDAKGRVISCPFVNPHSHLGYALTLKYARYNESGTLIEGVQITREEILRKIDEEDLRKRLNIIAKMLFINGVLYARSHEPVLNDLAIKMLKVREEVSDLVKIQVVAFPTPGYFYEDNIEKTEKALEEGAEVVGLIPHSEGSVEEGYKSVKLAVELALKYNKLIDGHVDETDDPFSRFSELLARESSLKGIGSKTSISHMTASHSYDNWYFHKLTLLLKESGVSVISNPVVSMHLQGRYDNYPKRRGIARIREMLKNGVNVALGSDNVVDAIYPLGDYNMLRVVQEAFLVDHFVASEVTSLIKTIRDNAYRALNMNKPIIKEGEKAQFIVLQTKSFYDAIRTALPPFLVVNGKYYAHNNLSLSVNGKDVSDELINLVD, via the coding sequence ATGCTGATTATAAATGTAAAGTTTACTACGGATAATAGGCTTCATTCGATATACGTTAATAGTGAAGGAATAATAGAGTGCATTGATTGCAACAAAAAAGACGGATTAGTTATAGATGCGAAAGGAAGAGTAATCTCCTGCCCATTCGTAAACCCTCATTCCCACCTAGGGTATGCATTAACGCTAAAGTATGCAAGGTATAATGAAAGCGGTACTTTAATAGAGGGCGTTCAGATTACTAGGGAGGAGATTCTCCGGAAAATTGATGAGGAAGATCTGAGGAAGAGGCTTAACATAATTGCAAAGATGTTGTTCATTAACGGTGTTCTATACGCTAGGTCTCATGAACCGGTGTTAAATGACCTCGCTATTAAAATGTTAAAAGTTAGAGAAGAGGTCTCAGATCTTGTTAAAATTCAGGTTGTGGCTTTCCCTACTCCAGGTTATTTTTATGAAGACAATATTGAAAAAACTGAGAAGGCATTAGAAGAGGGAGCAGAAGTAGTAGGTCTAATACCGCACAGTGAAGGAAGTGTAGAAGAGGGGTATAAATCGGTAAAATTAGCTGTAGAGCTCGCGTTAAAGTATAACAAACTAATTGACGGACATGTAGATGAGACTGATGATCCTTTTTCACGTTTTTCCGAGTTACTAGCTAGAGAATCTTCACTTAAAGGTATTGGTTCAAAGACTTCCATCAGTCACATGACAGCTTCTCATTCCTACGACAATTGGTATTTCCATAAACTAACTTTGCTTCTTAAGGAAAGCGGGGTTTCTGTGATTTCAAATCCAGTAGTAAGCATGCATTTACAAGGTCGATATGATAATTACCCTAAGAGGAGAGGTATTGCAAGAATTAGGGAAATGCTGAAGAACGGAGTAAACGTTGCCTTAGGTAGCGATAACGTAGTGGATGCAATATATCCTTTAGGTGATTATAATATGCTTAGGGTTGTACAAGAAGCATTTCTGGTAGACCACTTCGTAGCATCGGAAGTTACTTCTCTAATTAAAACCATTAGGGATAATGCGTATAGGGCTCTTAACATGAATAAGCCAATTATTAAAGAAGGTGAAAAGGCACAGTTTATAGTTTTACAGACAAAGAGTTTTTACGATGCCATCAGAACAGCACTACCTCCTTTTCTAGTAGTTAACGGTAAATATTACGCTCATAATAATCTTTCCCTTTCTGTAAACGGTAAAGATGTGAGTGATGAATTGATAAATTTAGTTGACTAA